In one Ignavibacteriota bacterium genomic region, the following are encoded:
- a CDS encoding sodium/solute symporter (Members of the Solute:Sodium Symporter (SSS), TC 2.A.21 as described in tcdb.org, catalyze solute:Na+ symport. Known solutes for members of the family include sugars, amino acids, nucleosides, inositols, vitamins, urea or anions, depending on the system.), with protein MAVLHSIDWLVIAAYFSIILGLAWWVIKKQKNTSTDYFLAGRHLGWFIVGASIFASNIGSEHLVGLAGSGATDGVAMAHYELHAWCLLVLGWVMVPFYLRSKVFTMPEFLERRFSPHARTVLSAISLVAYVLTKIAVGVFAGGVVFSVLLPEINFMGMDSFWIGSILVIVITGLYTVVGGMAAVAYTEALQTVILIIGSALVTYFGLDALGGWAALKEIVGTEMFNLWKPIVPAGIESTWAPVRETGKMAWYFNDNYPWIGMLFAAPIVGLWYWTTDQYIVQRALSANGETEARRGSIAAAYFKLLPVFIFIVPGIISYALAVSGKIPALQSQLIGPDGHIIRENAQQAFPLMVANVLPVGIRGMVVAGLLAALMSSLAGVFNACSTLFTIDFYARLKPNVSQEKLVWVGRIATTVMVVIGLLWLPVIKGGKGLYDYLQGVQAYLAPPIFVVFFAGIFNKRLNGKGAIAALYTGFGLGLFRLAIDTPVKLGTNFSYTEGSFFWIINNIFFQYYGLLIFIISLAVMFIVSYMTEEPDYSKISGLTYQTTTAEHKKETRASWSAVDLIASVMVIVIILIAYIYFNG; from the coding sequence ATGGCTGTACTTCACTCAATTGATTGGTTGGTGATTGCCGCTTACTTTTCAATCATTTTAGGATTGGCTTGGTGGGTAATTAAAAAACAAAAAAATACTTCAACCGATTATTTTCTTGCCGGAAGACATTTGGGATGGTTTATCGTCGGTGCTTCTATTTTCGCTTCTAATATAGGTTCCGAGCATCTCGTAGGTTTGGCAGGCTCCGGCGCAACAGACGGAGTTGCGATGGCTCATTATGAATTGCACGCCTGGTGTCTTTTGGTTTTAGGCTGGGTAATGGTTCCTTTTTATCTTCGTTCAAAGGTTTTTACAATGCCGGAATTTCTTGAGAGAAGATTCTCCCCTCACGCAAGAACCGTGTTATCCGCAATTTCTTTGGTCGCTTATGTTCTAACTAAAATTGCGGTCGGCGTTTTTGCCGGCGGTGTTGTATTTTCCGTTCTTCTTCCCGAAATAAATTTTATGGGCATGGACAGTTTTTGGATTGGTTCAATTTTGGTGATCGTAATTACAGGTCTGTACACGGTTGTAGGCGGAATGGCGGCGGTCGCATATACCGAAGCTCTTCAAACGGTAATATTGATTATTGGTTCGGCATTGGTAACATATTTTGGTTTGGACGCTTTGGGCGGCTGGGCAGCGCTCAAAGAAATTGTTGGAACCGAAATGTTTAATTTATGGAAACCAATTGTTCCTGCCGGAATTGAAAGTACATGGGCTCCCGTAAGAGAGACAGGTAAAATGGCTTGGTATTTTAATGATAATTATCCTTGGATTGGAATGCTGTTTGCCGCTCCTATTGTTGGACTTTGGTATTGGACAACAGATCAATATATAGTTCAAAGAGCTTTATCCGCAAACGGTGAAACTGAAGCAAGAAGAGGATCAATTGCCGCAGCATACTTTAAATTACTGCCTGTATTTATTTTTATCGTTCCTGGAATAATTTCTTACGCACTAGCCGTAAGCGGTAAAATTCCAGCTCTTCAATCGCAATTAATTGGTCCGGATGGACATATAATAAGAGAAAACGCTCAGCAGGCATTCCCGTTAATGGTAGCAAATGTTTTGCCCGTTGGAATTAGAGGAATGGTTGTAGCCGGACTTTTAGCGGCATTAATGAGCTCGCTCGCCGGTGTTTTCAACGCTTGCTCAACTTTATTTACAATAGATTTTTATGCTCGCTTAAAACCGAATGTTTCTCAGGAAAAACTGGTTTGGGTCGGCAGAATTGCAACAACAGTTATGGTTGTTATCGGTTTGTTATGGCTTCCGGTAATTAAAGGCGGTAAAGGATTATATGATTATTTGCAAGGCGTTCAGGCTTATTTGGCTCCTCCTATATTCGTTGTGTTCTTCGCCGGAATTTTTAATAAAAGATTAAACGGCAAAGGCGCTATAGCCGCGCTATACACGGGTTTCGGTTTGGGATTGTTCAGACTAGCAATTGATACTCCGGTAAAATTAGGCACAAATTTCAGTTATACAGAAGGCTCATTCTTCTGGATTATAAATAATATTTTCTTTCAATATTACGGACTGTTAATTTTCATTATCAGTCTTGCAGTAATGTTCATTGTCAGCTACATGACTGAAGAACCGGATTATAGTAAGATCAGCGGATTAACATACCAGACAACAACCGCGGAACATAAAAAAGAAACGCGCGCAAGCTGGTCTGCAGTTGACTTAATTGCTTCGGTAATGGTAATAGTAATTATTCTTATAGCTTATATTTATTTTAACGGATAA
- a CDS encoding TonB-dependent receptor, with product MNRIVNNSAYTPEFIDTFNTSFVSDLAHLSNIDNAYSYKNSGYVENIIQIKDNVILNIAGRFDYFDMNKETTYSPRFNIAYSTDFGTVFRAAWGHYYQTPIYTQLKYSNSSPNNTKSQMAIHYVAGIEQDFNLSNSKISTLKVKLDLYYKDYQNLISSYYSHYSKLFYSRNNDAAGFAKGIDTYILLNIPRFYTWVSYGYLVAMEDEKNDNKGAYQRLTGQTHTFSWVTDFNLGSGWSLNSKYYYGSGFPYAEKTLYYYKESNEYIWESEPNTTSILPAYSRLDFRISKMF from the coding sequence ATGAATAGAATTGTAAATAATTCTGCTTATACGCCGGAGTTTATTGATACGTTTAACACAAGTTTTGTAAGCGATCTTGCGCATTTATCGAATATAGATAACGCGTATTCTTATAAAAATTCAGGTTATGTTGAAAATATAATTCAGATAAAAGATAATGTAATTTTAAATATCGCGGGAAGATTTGATTATTTTGATATGAACAAGGAAACGACTTACAGTCCAAGATTTAATATTGCGTATTCAACGGATTTCGGCACAGTATTTAGAGCCGCTTGGGGTCATTATTATCAAACGCCAATTTATACACAGCTTAAATATTCCAATTCTTCGCCAAACAATACAAAGTCGCAGATGGCAATTCATTACGTTGCCGGAATTGAGCAGGATTTTAATTTGTCAAATTCCAAAATCAGCACATTAAAAGTGAAACTCGATTTATATTATAAAGATTATCAGAATTTAATTTCATCATATTATTCACATTACAGCAAATTATTTTATTCACGCAATAATGACGCGGCGGGTTTTGCCAAAGGGATTGATACTTATATATTACTGAATATTCCCAGATTTTATACTTGGGTAAGTTATGGATATTTGGTTGCGATGGAAGACGAAAAGAACGACAATAAAGGTGCATATCAAAGGCTTACCGGGCAAACGCACACATTTTCTTGGGTTACTGATTTTAATTTGGGAAGCGGCTGGTCGCTTAATTCAAAATATTATTATGGTTCGGGTTTCCCTTATGCAGAAAAAACTCTGTATTATTATAAAGAAAGCAACGAATATATTTGGGAATCCGAGCCGAATACTACTTCAATTTTACCGGCATACAGCCGACTAGATTTCAGAATATCCAAAATGTTTTAA
- a CDS encoding ribulokinase produces the protein MNKYAIGLDFGTNSCRSLIVNIENGREIASHVFNYPTGDAGVIIDKNDTNLARQNPADYIEGIEIIVKEAITKAKKSISDFDAKDIISIGVDTTGSSPMPVDADGNPLCFKNEFKTNNASYVWLWKDHTSFEEAAEITKLASEIRPNYLSKIGGVYSSEWFWSKILHCKNTAPEVYNEAHSWIEICDWITGHLIGDINPITVKRSVCAAGHKAMYNDDWNGLPDSEFLNTLSPNFGDLRNRLYDKAYSSETLAGYLSKDWAEKLGLTSMVAVAVGAFDAHMGAVGAGISEGTLVKILGTSTCDIMVTNSKQKINDIPGVCGIVRNSVIENYYGIEAGQSAVGDIFLWFVNNFVPEKYGSTLDEKFVNLENEASKLLPGETGLLALDWNNGNRTVLVDVRLTGLILGQTLHTQPHEIYRTLIEATAFGALKIIDRIEDNEVRINDIVNCGGLAIKNKLLMQIYADVTNRPMKVSKSEQTPALGAAIFSTVAAGNNNGGYDKIDNAIKSMTGVDKVYHPIQENVEVYKKLYTLYVQLHDSFGTKEWNGNLFNVMKDLLKIKNETREKN, from the coding sequence ATGAATAAATACGCAATCGGTTTAGATTTCGGCACAAACTCATGCAGAAGTTTAATTGTTAATATTGAAAACGGAAGAGAAATTGCTTCTCATGTTTTTAATTATCCTACGGGTGATGCAGGTGTAATTATTGATAAAAATGATACGAATTTAGCAAGACAAAATCCGGCTGATTATATCGAGGGAATTGAAATAATAGTTAAGGAAGCAATTACTAAAGCAAAAAAATCTATCAGTGATTTTGACGCGAAAGATATTATCAGTATTGGTGTTGATACAACCGGAAGCAGTCCAATGCCCGTTGACGCTGATGGAAATCCTCTTTGCTTTAAAAATGAATTTAAGACAAATAACGCGTCATACGTTTGGCTTTGGAAAGATCATACAAGTTTTGAAGAAGCTGCTGAGATCACAAAATTGGCATCTGAAATCAGACCGAATTATTTATCAAAAATAGGCGGTGTTTATTCATCCGAATGGTTTTGGAGTAAAATTCTGCATTGCAAAAATACCGCGCCGGAAGTTTATAACGAGGCACACAGCTGGATTGAAATCTGTGATTGGATTACCGGACATTTGATTGGCGATATAAATCCCATTACAGTAAAACGAAGCGTCTGCGCCGCGGGTCATAAAGCAATGTATAATGATGACTGGAACGGATTGCCAGATTCGGAATTTTTAAATACTTTGTCGCCGAACTTCGGCGATTTAAGAAATCGTTTATACGATAAAGCTTATTCTTCGGAAACTTTGGCCGGTTATCTTTCAAAAGATTGGGCTGAAAAACTCGGACTTACTTCAATGGTTGCCGTTGCGGTTGGCGCGTTTGACGCGCACATGGGTGCCGTTGGAGCTGGAATTTCCGAAGGAACTTTGGTAAAGATTTTAGGAACAAGTACATGCGATATAATGGTTACAAATTCCAAACAAAAAATAAATGATATTCCCGGCGTTTGCGGAATTGTTAGAAATTCAGTTATTGAAAATTATTACGGAATTGAAGCGGGTCAATCCGCGGTGGGTGATATTTTTCTGTGGTTTGTTAATAATTTCGTTCCCGAAAAATACGGCTCTACACTCGATGAAAAATTTGTGAATCTTGAAAATGAAGCTTCAAAATTATTGCCCGGTGAAACCGGATTGCTGGCGCTTGACTGGAATAACGGAAACAGAACTGTTCTTGTCGATGTTAGGCTGACGGGATTAATACTTGGACAAACACTTCATACTCAGCCTCATGAAATATACAGAACGCTTATAGAAGCTACAGCATTCGGCGCACTGAAAATTATTGACAGAATTGAAGATAACGAAGTACGTATAAACGATATTGTAAACTGCGGAGGTTTGGCGATTAAAAATAAACTTCTTATGCAGATTTATGCCGATGTTACAAACCGCCCGATGAAAGTTTCAAAGAGTGAGCAGACTCCGGCATTGGGCGCCGCAATTTTTTCAACTGTCGCGGCGGGTAATAATAATGGCGGCTATGATAAAATTGATAACGCGATTAAATCAATGACCGGCGTTGATAAAGTTTATCATCCTATTCAGGAAAATGTTGAAGTTTATAAAAAACTCTACACACTTTATGTGCAGCTACATGATTCATTCGGTACAAAAGAATGGAATGGAAATTTATTCAACGTTATGAAAGATCTTCTGAAAATTAAAAATGAAACGCGCGAGAAAAATTAA